In Calderihabitans maritimus, the DNA window GAGCAAGAAAGCATTATTGATAATCGATATGTTAAATGATTTTGTGCGGGAGGATGGGGCTTTATACGTTGGCCCTGACGGTAAAAGAATTGTCCCGAAAATTCAGGAGGAGATTGAGAAAGCTAGGAAGTCTGGAATACCGGTAATTTACATATGTGACAACCACCGGGAAGATGATGCGGAATTTAACATGTTTCCTCCTCACTGTATTAAGGGTACGGAAGGAAGTGAAGTGATAAAGGAACTAGAACCGGCTCCGGGAGATTACATAATTCCCAAGCGGAGGTACAGCGCTTTCTTCGGCACGGATCTGGATGCGCTGTTGAGGGAATTAGGTGTAGAGGAACTTATTCTTACAGGAGTATGTTCCAATATTTGTGTTCTTTATACGGCTGCCGATGCTCGTATGCGGAATTACCGGGTAACCGTGGTGAAAGATGGGGTTGCATCGTTTAAGGAAGAAGTTCACCGTTTTGCTCTCCAGGAGATGGAAAGCACGCTGGGGGTTGTTATTAAATAGGAAAAAATTATACTTGGCAATTATAACATATTGGGTTATAATTAAATTGAAACGTAATCATGGAGATTACGCTAAGACTATGGAAGTCTTTTGCCGGAATGAGGTCGGCAGGGGAACTCATAGTCTTTTGTTTTTTCTATGCCTCATTTATCGAAAAAAAATTTTCTGTTATAATGGAAACAGTTGACTTAGTTATTTTGAGGAGACTATGAATATGAAAATAGCTGTAATAGACGGCCAGGGTGGAGGAATAGGAAA includes these proteins:
- a CDS encoding cysteine hydrolase family protein is translated as MSKKALLIIDMLNDFVREDGALYVGPDGKRIVPKIQEEIEKARKSGIPVIYICDNHREDDAEFNMFPPHCIKGTEGSEVIKELEPAPGDYIIPKRRYSAFFGTDLDALLRELGVEELILTGVCSNICVLYTAADARMRNYRVTVVKDGVASFKEEVHRFALQEMESTLGVVIK